A window of the Mus pahari chromosome 1, PAHARI_EIJ_v1.1, whole genome shotgun sequence genome harbors these coding sequences:
- the Fxyd7 gene encoding FXYD domain-containing ion transport regulator 7 isoform X1, with protein sequence MATPTQSPTNVPEETDPFFYDYATVQTVGMTLATIMFVLGIIIILSKKVKCRKADSRSESPTCKSCKSELPSSAPGGGGV encoded by the exons ATGGCCACCCCAACCCAGAGCCCCACAAACG TTCCTGAAGAAACAGATCCTTTTTTCTATG ACTACGCCACCGTACAGACTGTGGGGATGACCCTGGCCACTATCATGTTCGTGCTGGGGATCATCATCATCCTGA GCAAGAAGGTGAAGTGCAGGAAGGCGGACTCCAGGTCTGAGAG CCCAACATGCAAATCCTGTAAGTCGGAACTGCCCTCCTCAG CTCCTGGAGGTGGCGGTGTGTAG
- the LOC110331690 gene encoding uncharacterized protein LOC110331690, whose translation MPYPSVIVELTERLCNWRSVFPGLPRCPIPAQLRASQLSISPAPNLGLTFIGPVELTCPCVIQWKPERRLFRLVDEALFLAGKVHTAQNQEGSSVLGTSAPAVSRIESPSPPKNFMPPSYIEHPLDSNENNPFYYDDTTLRKRGLLVAAVLFITGIIILTSGKCRQLSQFCLNRHRAYRVINMKESLKEEATGGSQA comes from the exons ATGCCTTATCCCAGTGTAATAGTTGAGCTGACTGAACGACTGTGCAACTGGCGGTCTGTTTTTCCTGGGCTG CCAAGATGCCCCATACCCGCACAACTCAGAGCCTCACAACTTTCCATAAGCCCCGCCCCAAACCTGGGCTTGACTTTCATTGGCCCGGTTGAGCTTACATGTCCTTGTGTGATCCAGTGGAAGCCTGAAAGAAGGCTGTTCCGATTGGTCGATGAAGCCTTGTTCCTCGCTGGAAAAGTCCATACAGCCCAGAATCAGGAAGGAAGTAGTGTCCTTGGGACAA GTGCCCCGGCAGTCTCCAGGATCGAGTCTCCCAGCCCACCCAAAAACTTCATGCCTCCCTCCTACATTGAACATCCACTGG ATTCGAATGAGAACAACCCCTTCTACTACG ATGATACCACCCTCCGGAAACGAGGGCTGCTGGTGGCGGCGGTGCTGTTCATCACGGGAATTATCATCCTCACTA gTGGGAAGTGTAGGCAGTTGTCTCAATTTTGCCTGAATCGCCACAG AGCCTACAGAGTGATCAACATGAAAGAATCCTTAAAGGAAGAGGCCACTGGAGGGAGTCAGGCCTAA
- the Fxyd7 gene encoding FXYD domain-containing ion transport regulator 7 isoform X2 translates to MATPTQSPTNVPEETDPFFYDYATVQTVGMTLATIMFVLGIIIILSKKVKCRKADSSPTCKSCKSELPSSAPGGGGV, encoded by the exons ATGGCCACCCCAACCCAGAGCCCCACAAACG TTCCTGAAGAAACAGATCCTTTTTTCTATG ACTACGCCACCGTACAGACTGTGGGGATGACCCTGGCCACTATCATGTTCGTGCTGGGGATCATCATCATCCTGA GCAAGAAGGTGAAGTGCAGGAAGGCGGACTCCAG CCCAACATGCAAATCCTGTAAGTCGGAACTGCCCTCCTCAG CTCCTGGAGGTGGCGGTGTGTAG